In Acidovorax sp. GBBC 1281, a single window of DNA contains:
- a CDS encoding ABC transporter substrate-binding protein, with protein MMVFGAGAHAGKANDTLTYASDNEVENVSPYHNNMREGVVLAAMAWDTLLYRDTKTGELKPQLATAWKWESPTALLVTLRQGVTFHNGDKFTADDVAYTFNVVTGPDAKIATRQNTDWIKGVDKVSDYEVRIHLKTPFPAALEYLAGPTPIYPAAYFTKVGLEGFSKAPVGSGPYKITSVVPGQGVTMVKNTAYFKDSPAGQPKIGTVKFTVIRDPEARMAQLMTGAVDWIWRVPADQADSLKAAPNLSVLSGETMRVGFISINNNGTTPEAAPFKDPRVRQALNYAINRKGLADSLVRGGSQPVYAPCFRTQFGCDTSKVQQYEYNPAKAKALLAEAGYPNGFDTALWAYREREYAEAMIGDLRKVGIRARLHFVQYPALRTELRAGRAPLTFQAWGSFSINDASAFVGNFFKGGPDDTAKDPQVIALMQTADATVDKAERKAKYAQALQRISTQAMWAPLFSYSTNYAFTSDLKFEAQPDELPRFFQASWK; from the coding sequence ATGATGGTTTTCGGGGCCGGCGCGCACGCTGGCAAGGCCAACGACACGCTGACCTACGCGTCGGACAACGAGGTCGAGAACGTGAGCCCGTACCACAACAACATGCGCGAGGGCGTCGTGCTCGCGGCCATGGCGTGGGACACGCTGCTCTACCGCGACACGAAGACGGGCGAGCTCAAGCCGCAGCTCGCCACCGCCTGGAAGTGGGAGTCGCCCACCGCGCTGCTGGTCACGCTGCGCCAAGGCGTCACGTTCCACAACGGCGACAAGTTCACGGCCGACGATGTGGCCTACACCTTCAACGTGGTGACCGGCCCCGACGCCAAGATCGCCACGCGCCAGAACACCGACTGGATCAAGGGCGTGGACAAGGTGAGCGACTACGAGGTGCGCATCCACCTCAAGACGCCGTTCCCCGCGGCGCTGGAATACCTGGCCGGCCCCACGCCCATCTACCCCGCAGCCTATTTCACCAAGGTGGGGCTGGAAGGTTTCAGCAAGGCGCCGGTGGGCAGCGGCCCCTACAAGATCACCAGCGTGGTGCCGGGGCAGGGCGTGACCATGGTGAAGAACACTGCCTACTTCAAGGACAGCCCTGCGGGCCAGCCCAAGATCGGTACCGTGAAGTTCACCGTCATCCGCGACCCGGAAGCCCGCATGGCCCAGCTGATGACCGGCGCGGTGGACTGGATCTGGCGCGTGCCGGCCGACCAGGCCGATTCGCTGAAGGCCGCGCCCAACCTCTCGGTGCTGAGCGGCGAGACCATGCGCGTGGGCTTCATCTCCATCAACAACAACGGCACCACGCCCGAGGCTGCGCCCTTCAAGGACCCCCGCGTGCGCCAGGCGCTCAACTACGCCATCAACCGCAAGGGTCTGGCCGACAGCCTGGTGCGCGGCGGCAGCCAGCCGGTGTATGCGCCGTGCTTTCGCACGCAGTTCGGCTGCGACACCAGCAAGGTGCAGCAGTACGAATACAACCCGGCCAAGGCCAAGGCGCTGCTGGCCGAGGCGGGCTACCCGAACGGCTTCGACACCGCGCTGTGGGCCTACCGCGAGCGCGAGTACGCCGAGGCGATGATCGGCGACCTGCGCAAGGTCGGCATCCGCGCGCGGCTGCACTTCGTGCAGTACCCGGCGCTGCGCACCGAGTTGCGCGCCGGCCGTGCACCGCTCACGTTCCAGGCCTGGGGATCGTTCTCGATCAACGACGCTTCGGCCTTCGTGGGCAACTTCTTCAAGGGCGGCCCGGACGACACCGCCAAGGACCCGCAGGTCATCGCGCTGATGCAGACGGCCGACGCCACGGTGGACAAGGCCGAGCGCAAGGCCAAGTACGCCCAGGCGCTGCAGCGCATCTCCACCCAGGCCATGTGGGCGCCGCTGTTCTCGTACTCGACCAACTACGCGTTCACCTCGGACCTGAAGTTCGAGGCCCAGCCCGACGAGCTGCCGCGTTTCTTCCAGGCCAGCTGGAAGTGA
- a CDS encoding LysR family transcriptional regulator, protein MKRSQIVARQLQDTALRYFLEVVRCGSISEASQRLNVAGSAISRHIAHLEDLLGATLFDRHARGMVPSAAGELLAVHAQKSAHDAERVVHEMQALQGMERGRVRLASSEGFALEFLPRLISDFRRRHPGIQFHLGVFPPAESTRRVLLGDADIGITMSRSAEKDIRIELLQPSPVLAVVQRGHPLTRFQQVSLSQLQNHPVALPEMDTTVRQLFDIACSRQKVQIDPVLTSNYIASLFGFVKHEPEGVSISGEITMRYQIEREEMACVRLRDRGLDLRNIEVQTLMGRTLSRAAQSFLAHLKEQLQNVAAPLSGG, encoded by the coding sequence ATGAAACGCTCGCAGATCGTTGCCCGCCAATTGCAGGACACGGCCCTGCGCTACTTCCTGGAGGTGGTGCGCTGCGGCTCGATCAGCGAGGCCTCGCAGCGGTTGAACGTGGCCGGTTCGGCCATCAGCCGACACATCGCGCACCTGGAAGACCTCCTGGGCGCGACGCTGTTCGACCGCCACGCGCGCGGCATGGTGCCCAGTGCGGCGGGCGAGCTGCTGGCGGTGCATGCGCAGAAGTCCGCGCACGACGCGGAGCGCGTGGTGCATGAAATGCAGGCGCTGCAGGGCATGGAGCGCGGGCGGGTGCGCCTGGCCTCGTCGGAGGGCTTCGCGCTGGAATTCCTGCCCCGGCTCATCAGCGATTTCCGGCGGCGGCACCCGGGCATCCAGTTCCACCTGGGGGTGTTTCCGCCGGCCGAAAGCACGCGGCGCGTGCTGCTGGGCGATGCGGACATCGGCATCACCATGAGCCGCAGCGCCGAAAAGGACATCCGCATCGAGCTGCTGCAGCCCTCGCCCGTGCTGGCCGTGGTGCAGCGCGGCCATCCGCTGACGCGCTTTCAGCAGGTCAGCCTGTCGCAGCTGCAGAACCACCCCGTGGCACTGCCCGAAATGGACACCACCGTGCGGCAACTGTTCGACATCGCGTGCAGCCGCCAGAAGGTGCAGATCGACCCCGTGCTCACCAGCAACTACATCGCCAGCCTGTTCGGGTTCGTCAAGCACGAGCCCGAGGGCGTGTCCATCTCGGGCGAGATCACCATGCGCTACCAGATCGAGCGCGAGGAGATGGCCTGCGTGCGCCTGCGCGACCGGGGCCTGGACCTGCGCAACATCGAGGTGCAGACGCTGATGGGCCGCACGCTGTCACGCGCGGCGCAATCCTTTCTCGCGCACCTCAAGGAGCAATTGCAGAACGTGGCCGCGCCGCTGTCTGGCGGCTGA
- a CDS encoding hydroxymethylglutaryl-CoA lyase, with translation MSSSIPSRVKLVDVGPRDGLQNEKSPVPAAVKIGLVHRLQAAGLTEIEVTSFVSPKWVPQMADNVEVMAGIERQPGVRYSVLTPNLKGYEAAVPTRPDEIVVFGSASEAFSQKNINCSIAESIERFAPVVEAARAAGIAVRGAMSCTVGCPYEGEVAPERVAYLAGLMKQIGVQHVGVADTIGVGTPRKVQRAMEATLQHYGIDAVSGHFHDTYGQALANTLASLEMGVWQYDTSVAGLGGCPYAKGATGNVATEDVVYMLHGMGIDTGIDLDALIDAGAYISDFLGRPSNSRAAKALLTKRLG, from the coding sequence ATGAGCAGCAGCATTCCTTCCCGCGTCAAACTCGTCGATGTCGGTCCGCGCGACGGCCTTCAGAACGAAAAGTCTCCCGTGCCCGCCGCGGTCAAGATCGGTCTCGTGCACCGCCTGCAGGCGGCCGGGCTGACGGAGATCGAGGTCACCAGCTTCGTCTCGCCCAAGTGGGTGCCCCAGATGGCGGACAACGTGGAGGTGATGGCGGGCATCGAGCGCCAGCCCGGCGTGCGCTATTCGGTGCTCACGCCCAACCTCAAGGGCTACGAGGCCGCCGTGCCCACGCGGCCCGACGAGATCGTCGTCTTCGGTTCGGCCAGCGAGGCCTTCAGCCAGAAGAACATCAACTGCAGCATCGCCGAGAGCATCGAGCGCTTCGCGCCGGTGGTCGAGGCGGCGCGCGCGGCGGGCATTGCCGTGCGGGGCGCCATGAGCTGCACCGTGGGCTGCCCCTACGAGGGCGAGGTGGCGCCCGAGCGCGTGGCGTACCTGGCGGGCCTGATGAAGCAGATCGGCGTGCAGCACGTGGGCGTGGCCGACACCATCGGCGTGGGCACGCCGCGCAAGGTGCAGCGCGCCATGGAAGCCACCTTGCAGCACTACGGCATCGACGCGGTGTCGGGCCACTTCCACGACACCTACGGGCAGGCGCTGGCCAACACGCTGGCCTCGCTGGAGATGGGCGTGTGGCAGTACGACACCTCCGTGGCGGGCCTTGGCGGGTGCCCCTACGCCAAGGGCGCCACGGGAAACGTGGCGACCGAAGACGTGGTCTACATGCTGCATGGCATGGGCATCGACACGGGCATCGACCTGGATGCGCTCATCGATGCGGGCGCGTACATCAGCGACTTCCTGGGCCGGCCGTCCAACTCGCGCGCCGCCAAGGCGCTGCTCACCAAGCGCCTGGGCTGA
- a CDS encoding 2-hydroxyacid dehydrogenase yields the protein MNITFCCTHTKAEPWLQGLQAALPGAHITVWQPGAPPADFAVVWAPPQQFMDEQAGIQALFNIGAGVDALLALRLPPGAQVVRLDDAGMAVQMAEYVCHAVVRHFREFEAYEADMRAGGWAYRRPRLRGDFSVGVMGLGVLGERVAKALAHFEFPVNGWSRSPKAVEGVRAFHGAAGFDGFLATSRVLVNLLPLTPDTQDIMNRDTLSRLQPGGYVVNVARGAHLVEDDLIALIDAGHLAGATLDVFRTEPLPADHPLRTHPRITTTPHTSARTLREESIAQIARKIAAMQRGEPVAGIVDPRRGY from the coding sequence ATGAACATCACCTTCTGCTGTACGCACACCAAGGCCGAGCCCTGGCTGCAGGGCCTGCAGGCCGCGCTCCCCGGGGCGCACATCACCGTCTGGCAACCGGGCGCGCCCCCGGCCGATTTCGCCGTGGTCTGGGCACCGCCCCAGCAGTTCATGGACGAGCAGGCCGGCATCCAGGCGCTCTTCAACATCGGCGCGGGCGTGGATGCGCTGCTGGCGCTGCGCCTGCCGCCCGGCGCGCAGGTGGTGCGGCTGGACGATGCCGGCATGGCCGTGCAGATGGCCGAATACGTGTGCCATGCGGTGGTGCGCCACTTCCGCGAGTTCGAGGCCTACGAGGCCGACATGCGAGCGGGGGGCTGGGCCTACCGCCGGCCGCGCCTGCGCGGCGACTTCTCCGTCGGCGTCATGGGCCTGGGGGTGCTGGGCGAGCGCGTGGCGAAGGCGCTGGCGCACTTCGAGTTCCCGGTGAACGGCTGGAGCCGCTCGCCCAAGGCCGTGGAGGGCGTGAGGGCCTTTCATGGCGCGGCGGGTTTCGACGGTTTCCTGGCTACCAGCCGCGTGCTGGTGAACCTGCTGCCGCTCACGCCCGACACGCAGGACATCATGAACCGCGACACGCTCTCGCGCCTGCAGCCGGGCGGCTATGTCGTCAACGTGGCGCGGGGCGCGCACCTGGTCGAAGACGACCTGATCGCCCTCATCGACGCCGGCCACCTGGCCGGGGCCACGCTCGACGTGTTCCGCACCGAGCCGCTGCCCGCCGACCACCCGCTTCGCACGCACCCCCGCATCACGACCACGCCCCACACCTCCGCCCGCACGCTGCGCGAAGAAAGCATCGCCCAGATCGCGCGCAAGATCGCCGCCATGCAGCGCGGCGAGCCGGTGGCCGGCATCGTGGACCCCCGGCGCGGCTACTAG
- a CDS encoding acetyl-CoA carboxylase biotin carboxylase subunit has product MFKKILIANRGEIACRVAATARRLGVKTVAVYSDADAGAKHVAACDEAVHIGGSSPKESYLQWQRIIDAARTTGAQAVHPGYGFLSENEEFAQACADAGLVFIGPPPSAIQAMGLKAESKQLMEKAGVPLVPGYHGADQDPALLQREADRIGYPVLIKASAGGGGKGMRAVDRSEDFAAALASCQREAINSFGDDAVLIEKYVQRPRHIEIQVFGDTLGHCVYLFERDCSVQRRHQKVLEEAPAPGMTPAMRAEMGNAAVAAARAVNYVGAGTVEFIVEQRADGSMDFFFMEMNTRLQVEHPVTEAITGQDLVEWQLRVACGEPLPLAQDQLRIGGHAIEARICAENPDNQFLPATGTLQVYRKPEATSFERAPLGSGGVRIDDGVREGDAISPFYDSMIAKLIVHGDTREQALARLDEALAQTRIVGLSTNVQFLRRVARTDSFVQANLDTALIPREQAVLFHQEPVGLPLAAAAAVARTLQRERATEGADPFSRRDGWQSHGVTRRRFAFEFGGQPANAWLTYAAGGAMELAVGEGDAAVAGPLAFTADGDGLDLHFAGQRTRAVVHAQGETDHVFTPRGATQIVAIDLLAHAGEAQSEGGRLTAPMPGKVVSFAVKAGDAVTKGQALAVMEAMKMEHTIAAPVDGTVQELLYAPGDQVTEGAELLKLSPA; this is encoded by the coding sequence ATGTTTAAGAAGATCCTGATTGCCAACCGCGGTGAAATCGCCTGCCGTGTGGCGGCCACCGCCCGCCGGCTCGGCGTGAAGACCGTGGCCGTGTACTCCGATGCCGACGCCGGCGCCAAGCACGTCGCTGCATGCGACGAGGCCGTGCACATCGGCGGCAGTTCGCCCAAGGAAAGCTACCTGCAGTGGCAGCGCATCATCGACGCGGCCCGGACCACGGGCGCGCAGGCCGTGCACCCCGGCTACGGCTTTCTGTCGGAGAACGAGGAATTCGCCCAGGCCTGCGCGGATGCCGGGCTGGTGTTCATCGGCCCGCCCCCGTCCGCCATCCAGGCCATGGGCCTGAAGGCCGAGTCCAAGCAGCTCATGGAAAAGGCTGGCGTGCCCCTGGTGCCGGGCTACCACGGCGCCGACCAGGACCCCGCGCTGCTGCAGCGCGAGGCCGACCGCATCGGCTACCCCGTGCTCATCAAGGCCAGCGCGGGCGGCGGCGGCAAGGGCATGCGCGCGGTGGACCGGTCGGAAGACTTCGCCGCCGCCCTGGCGTCGTGCCAGCGCGAGGCCATCAACAGCTTCGGCGACGACGCGGTGCTCATCGAAAAATACGTGCAGCGCCCGCGCCACATCGAGATCCAGGTGTTCGGCGACACGCTGGGCCACTGCGTGTACCTGTTCGAGCGCGACTGTTCGGTGCAGCGGCGCCACCAGAAGGTGCTGGAAGAAGCCCCGGCCCCCGGCATGACCCCGGCCATGCGCGCCGAGATGGGCAACGCCGCCGTGGCCGCCGCCCGCGCGGTGAACTACGTGGGCGCGGGCACGGTGGAGTTCATCGTGGAGCAGCGGGCCGATGGGTCCATGGACTTCTTCTTCATGGAGATGAACACCCGCTTGCAGGTGGAGCACCCGGTGACCGAGGCCATCACCGGCCAGGACTTGGTGGAGTGGCAACTGCGCGTGGCCTGCGGCGAGCCTTTGCCGCTGGCGCAGGACCAGCTGCGCATCGGAGGCCATGCCATCGAGGCGCGCATCTGCGCCGAGAACCCCGACAACCAGTTCCTGCCCGCCACCGGCACGCTGCAGGTGTACCGCAAGCCGGAGGCCACCAGCTTCGAGCGCGCGCCCCTGGGCAGCGGCGGTGTGCGCATCGATGACGGCGTGCGCGAAGGCGACGCCATCAGCCCCTTCTACGACTCGATGATCGCCAAGCTCATCGTGCACGGCGACACGCGCGAGCAGGCGCTGGCCCGGCTCGACGAGGCGCTGGCGCAGACCCGCATCGTGGGCCTGTCCACCAACGTGCAGTTCCTGCGCCGCGTGGCCCGTACCGATTCGTTCGTGCAGGCCAACCTGGACACGGCCCTGATCCCGCGCGAGCAGGCCGTGCTGTTCCACCAGGAGCCGGTGGGCCTGCCGCTGGCCGCGGCGGCAGCGGTGGCCCGGACGCTGCAGCGCGAGCGCGCCACGGAAGGGGCCGACCCGTTCAGCCGCCGCGACGGCTGGCAATCGCACGGCGTGACGCGCCGCCGGTTCGCGTTCGAGTTCGGCGGCCAGCCTGCCAACGCCTGGCTCACCTACGCCGCGGGCGGCGCGATGGAGCTGGCGGTGGGCGAGGGCGATGCCGCCGTGGCGGGGCCGCTGGCCTTCACCGCCGATGGCGATGGCCTGGACCTGCACTTCGCCGGCCAGCGCACGCGCGCGGTAGTGCATGCCCAGGGGGAGACCGACCACGTCTTCACGCCGCGCGGCGCCACGCAGATCGTCGCCATCGACCTGCTGGCCCATGCGGGCGAGGCGCAGTCCGAAGGCGGACGCCTGACCGCGCCCATGCCCGGCAAGGTGGTGTCGTTCGCCGTGAAAGCGGGCGACGCCGTGACGAAGGGCCAGGCCCTGGCCGTGATGGAGGCCATGAAGATGGAGCACACCATCGCCGCGCCCGTGGACGGCACGGTGCAGGAGCTGCTCTATGCGCCCGGCGACCAGGTGACCGAAGGCGCCGAACTGCTCAAGCTCTCGCCCGCGTGA
- a CDS encoding DUF4126 domain-containing protein has protein sequence MDALWLHIVQWLHAAGLHVDPGTARDVAAGAAQATSAMDLPGLLALAAALGWASGFRLYAVVFLVGLMGAGGWLPLPAGLHVLQHPAVLAVSGLLLCVEFFADKVPWLDSAWDAVHTVIRIPGGALLAAGVFGADNATMGLVAGLLGGSLSATALATKMTTRAAANTSPEPFSNWLLSFFEDGLVVAVVWMATQHPVLFGIALVVMLVLSALLLIVLFKFLRAVLRRVSSLFSGPAKVV, from the coding sequence ATGGACGCGCTCTGGCTGCACATCGTTCAGTGGCTCCACGCCGCAGGGCTGCACGTGGACCCCGGCACCGCCCGCGACGTGGCGGCCGGCGCGGCCCAGGCCACTTCGGCGATGGATCTGCCAGGCCTGCTGGCGCTGGCCGCCGCGCTCGGCTGGGCCAGCGGGTTCCGGCTCTATGCGGTGGTCTTCCTCGTGGGGCTCATGGGTGCGGGCGGCTGGCTGCCGTTGCCTGCCGGGCTGCACGTGCTGCAGCACCCGGCCGTGCTGGCCGTGAGCGGACTGCTGCTGTGCGTGGAGTTCTTCGCCGACAAGGTGCCCTGGCTGGACAGCGCCTGGGATGCGGTGCACACCGTCATCCGCATTCCCGGCGGCGCGTTGCTGGCCGCGGGCGTGTTCGGCGCCGACAACGCCACCATGGGCCTCGTTGCGGGGCTGCTCGGCGGTTCGCTCTCGGCCACGGCACTGGCCACGAAGATGACCACGCGCGCCGCGGCCAACACCTCGCCCGAGCCGTTCTCCAACTGGCTGCTGTCGTTCTTCGAGGACGGCCTGGTGGTGGCCGTCGTGTGGATGGCCACGCAGCACCCGGTGCTGTTCGGCATCGCGCTGGTGGTGATGCTGGTGCTGTCGGCGCTGCTGCTGATCGTGCTTTTCAAGTTCCTGCGTGCCGTGCTGCGGCGCGTGTCGTCCCTCTTTTCCGGTCCTGCGAAGGTGGTTTGA
- a CDS encoding enoyl-CoA hydratase/isomerase family protein, with product MNSVQTAYDGAVARITLAQPDLRNAFNDETIAALTSAFAQAGARDDVRAVVLAAQGSAFCAGADLNWMRRMADYTREENVADAGALAEMLRTIYECPKPTIARVQGDVYAGGMGLVAACDMAVAVDTAGFCLSEVKLGLIPATISPYVIRAMGTRAAHRYFLTAERFGAAEALHLGFVHAVVEFEQLDDTVDAWLKALTSASPAAVRACKRLVQDVAGRDIDAALIAATVQGIADIRASDEGREGVQAFLQKRKPSWLPV from the coding sequence ATGAACTCCGTCCAGACAGCCTATGACGGCGCCGTGGCGCGCATCACGCTGGCCCAGCCCGATCTGCGCAACGCCTTCAACGACGAAACCATTGCCGCGCTCACGTCCGCCTTCGCGCAGGCCGGCGCCCGCGACGACGTGCGTGCCGTGGTGCTGGCCGCGCAGGGCTCGGCCTTTTGTGCCGGCGCCGACCTGAACTGGATGCGCCGCATGGCCGACTACACGCGCGAGGAGAACGTGGCCGACGCCGGCGCGCTGGCCGAGATGCTGCGCACCATCTACGAATGCCCCAAGCCCACCATCGCCCGCGTGCAGGGCGACGTGTATGCCGGCGGCATGGGCCTGGTGGCGGCCTGCGACATGGCGGTGGCCGTCGATACGGCGGGCTTTTGCCTGTCGGAGGTGAAGCTGGGGCTCATCCCCGCGACCATCAGCCCCTATGTGATCCGCGCCATGGGCACACGCGCGGCCCACCGCTACTTCCTGACCGCCGAGCGCTTCGGCGCGGCCGAGGCCTTGCACCTCGGCTTCGTGCACGCGGTGGTGGAGTTCGAGCAGCTCGACGACACGGTGGATGCCTGGCTCAAGGCGCTCACCAGCGCCAGCCCGGCCGCGGTGCGCGCGTGCAAGCGGCTGGTGCAGGACGTGGCGGGCCGCGACATCGATGCCGCGCTCATCGCCGCCACGGTGCAGGGCATTGCCGACATCCGCGCCAGCGACGAAGGCCGCGAGGGCGTGCAGGCCTTCCTGCAAAAGCGCAAGCCGTCCTGGCTGCCGGTCTGA
- a CDS encoding dienelactone hydrolase family protein, with amino-acid sequence MTLRRHALAWLLRCALLLGALPALAQLAPSTPPPLDATLREQIVMVPKGEGLLATELETTVYRPAGTGPFPVVVINHGKANGNPRLQERARYLAAARVFVERGYLVVIPMRQGFSRSTGAYLGSGCNVEGNGRNQAEDVQAALAYVRGLPDADSQRIVVVGQSHGGLTTLALGTLNPPGVRGLINFAGGLRQEQCPGWENNLASAFGAYGQGTRLPSLWFYGDNDSYWPTSLYRDMYARYVAAGGRAQLVAYGRFGTDSHRLFASQSGVPVWLPEVERFLAGLGLPSRPVTHIPLMPHDSAVPRATDAYPVADASAIPYVRDAAREGYRKFLAAPWPRAYAIAPSGAWAYYYGRADAMAAAVARCNENAKAATCHLYAVDDHVVWEAP; translated from the coding sequence ATGACCCTTCGCCGACATGCCCTGGCCTGGCTGCTGCGCTGTGCGCTCCTGCTGGGCGCCTTGCCCGCCCTGGCGCAGCTGGCGCCGTCCACACCGCCCCCGCTGGATGCCACGCTGCGCGAGCAGATCGTGATGGTGCCCAAGGGCGAAGGGCTGCTGGCCACCGAGCTGGAAACCACCGTGTACCGCCCGGCGGGCACGGGGCCGTTTCCCGTCGTCGTGATCAACCACGGCAAGGCCAACGGCAATCCGCGCCTGCAGGAGCGTGCGCGCTATCTGGCGGCCGCCCGCGTGTTCGTGGAGCGCGGCTACCTCGTGGTGATCCCGATGCGCCAGGGCTTCTCGCGGTCCACGGGCGCCTACCTGGGCAGCGGCTGCAACGTGGAAGGCAATGGCCGCAACCAGGCCGAGGACGTGCAGGCCGCGCTGGCCTACGTGCGCGGCCTGCCGGATGCGGACAGCCAGCGCATCGTGGTCGTCGGCCAGTCGCACGGCGGCCTGACCACCCTGGCGCTGGGCACGCTGAACCCGCCCGGTGTGCGCGGGCTCATCAATTTCGCCGGCGGGCTGCGGCAGGAGCAATGCCCCGGCTGGGAAAACAACCTGGCCAGCGCCTTCGGTGCCTACGGCCAGGGCACGCGCCTGCCGTCGCTGTGGTTCTACGGCGACAACGATTCGTACTGGCCCACCTCGCTGTACCGCGACATGTACGCGCGCTACGTGGCGGCCGGTGGGCGGGCGCAGTTGGTGGCGTATGGCCGGTTCGGAACCGATTCGCACCGGCTGTTCGCCTCGCAAAGCGGCGTGCCGGTCTGGCTGCCGGAGGTGGAGCGCTTCCTGGCCGGCCTGGGTCTGCCGTCCCGGCCGGTGACGCACATCCCGCTGATGCCGCACGACAGCGCCGTGCCCCGGGCCACCGACGCCTACCCCGTCGCCGATGCGTCGGCCATCCCCTACGTGCGCGATGCGGCACGGGAGGGCTACCGCAAGTTTCTGGCGGCGCCGTGGCCCCGTGCCTACGCCATCGCGCCCAGCGGCGCCTGGGCTTATTACTACGGCCGGGCCGATGCCATGGCCGCGGCGGTGGCCCGCTGCAACGAAAACGCCAAGGCGGCGACCTGCCACCTGTATGCCGTGGACGACCATGTCGTGTGGGAGGCGCCGTGA
- a CDS encoding carboxyl transferase domain-containing protein — MILESQLNARSADFLANAAAMRALVDDLRARTAQVAQGGGEAARAKHTARGKLLPRERVQMLLDPGTPFLELAPLAALNMYNNDAPGAGLIAGIGRVSGVDCMVVCNDATVKGGTYYPMTVKKHLRAQEVAAQNHLPCIYLVDSGGANLPNQDEVFPDRDHFGRIFYNQAHMSAQGIAQIAVVMGSCTAGGAYVPAMSDESIIVKNQGTIFLGGPPLVKAATGEVVTAEDLGGGDVHTRLSGVADHLAQNDLHALQLARNAVRNLNRNKAHAGELHASVAPKFIADELYGVIPVDTRKPFDVREIIARIVDGSEFDEFKARYGTTLVTGFARIEGMPVGIIANNGILFSESALKGAHFIELCCQRKIPLVFLQNITGFMVGRKYENEGIARNGAKMVTAVATAAVPKFTIVIGGSFGAGNYGMCGRAYSPRFLWMWPNARISVMGGDQAASVLATVKRDGIEGKGGQWSAEEEEAFKAPIRQQYESQGHPYYATARLWDDGVIDPADTRRVLALGLSATRNAPIEDTKFGLFRM, encoded by the coding sequence ATGATCCTCGAATCCCAACTCAATGCCCGCTCGGCCGACTTCCTGGCCAATGCCGCCGCCATGCGCGCCCTGGTCGATGACCTGCGCGCCCGCACCGCCCAGGTGGCCCAGGGCGGCGGCGAAGCCGCCCGCGCCAAGCACACGGCCCGCGGCAAGCTGCTGCCGCGCGAACGCGTGCAGATGCTGCTGGACCCCGGCACGCCGTTCCTCGAACTGGCGCCCCTGGCCGCGCTCAACATGTACAACAACGACGCGCCCGGCGCCGGGCTGATCGCCGGCATCGGCCGCGTGAGCGGCGTGGACTGCATGGTGGTGTGCAACGACGCCACGGTGAAGGGCGGCACCTACTACCCCATGACGGTGAAGAAGCACCTGCGCGCGCAGGAGGTGGCCGCGCAGAACCACCTGCCGTGCATCTACCTGGTGGATTCCGGCGGCGCCAACCTGCCCAACCAGGACGAAGTGTTTCCCGACCGCGATCACTTCGGCCGCATCTTCTACAACCAGGCGCACATGAGCGCGCAGGGCATCGCGCAGATCGCCGTGGTGATGGGCTCGTGCACCGCCGGCGGCGCCTACGTGCCGGCCATGAGCGACGAATCCATCATCGTCAAGAACCAGGGCACCATCTTCCTGGGCGGCCCGCCGCTGGTGAAGGCGGCCACGGGCGAGGTCGTGACGGCCGAGGACTTAGGGGGCGGCGACGTGCACACGCGCCTGTCCGGCGTGGCCGACCACCTGGCGCAAAACGACCTGCACGCGCTGCAGCTGGCCCGCAACGCGGTGCGCAATTTGAATAGAAACAAGGCCCATGCCGGGGAATTGCATGCCTCCGTTGCTCCTAAATTCATAGCGGATGAGCTGTACGGCGTGATTCCGGTGGACACGCGCAAGCCCTTCGACGTGCGCGAGATCATCGCCCGCATCGTCGACGGCAGCGAGTTCGACGAGTTCAAGGCGCGCTACGGCACCACGCTGGTCACGGGCTTCGCGCGCATCGAGGGCATGCCCGTGGGCATCATCGCCAACAACGGCATCCTGTTCAGCGAGTCCGCGCTCAAGGGCGCGCACTTCATCGAGCTGTGCTGCCAGCGCAAGATCCCGCTGGTGTTCTTGCAGAACATCACCGGCTTCATGGTGGGCCGCAAGTACGAGAACGAGGGCATCGCGCGCAACGGCGCCAAGATGGTCACCGCCGTGGCCACCGCCGCCGTGCCCAAGTTCACCATCGTCATCGGTGGCTCGTTCGGCGCGGGCAACTACGGCATGTGCGGGCGGGCGTATTCGCCGCGCTTCCTGTGGATGTGGCCCAACGCGCGCATCTCCGTCATGGGCGGCGACCAGGCCGCGAGCGTGCTCGCCACCGTCAAGCGCGACGGCATCGAGGGCAAGGGCGGCCAGTGGAGTGCCGAGGAGGAAGAGGCCTTCAAGGCCCCCATCCGCCAGCAGTACGAGAGCCAGGGCCACCCCTACTACGCCACCGCGCGCCTGTGGGATGACGGCGTGATCGACCCTGCCGACACGCGCCGCGTGCTGGCGCTGGGCCTGTCGGCCACGCGCAATGCACCCATCGAAGACACGAAGTTCGGCCTGTTCCGCATGTGA